CCATCGTCTCGGCTGTTGAACACCCGGATATCAGATCGAAACTTACCCATCCCGAGCGGCATTGTGTGGAGTACGCCGAAAAAGTCTTGGGTATAGATGTCCTGTAACTCCGCATGGATGAGCCGCAGGGTCAAACTGTCTGTCCACCGATAGTCACCACCGTAGAAGTCGAAGCGTTCGGAGGATGCTCCTGGTTTGAAGCGGCCATTCGGGGATGCAAGTGCGATCGGCTGATAGTCAGTAGAGTCACGCAGATTGACCCGAACCATACGTCCCGCATGAATGGTTAGTTTCTCTATGTCATCGGAGGTTAGGTAGGCACCACGGAATGATTGCGGCAGCAGCCTCGCAGGGCTCGCATTTATCACAGGTAGGGCAGGAAACTGCGTGCCTACTGAAAGCTTGGTTTTGGATATTTTGCTTTTTAGTGCCAGTCCTAGCTCAGAGTAATCGTCTCTTGCCTCTCGGGTTATTGGGTTAAAGGACAGTAGCTGAGTCCCCGTGCGATCAGGTGACGAGTCGAGTTTGATGCCTAACAAGCCCGTGACATCAAGTCCAAACCCAACTGTCCCCTCAGTGAAGCCGGAATTGGCTTTCAGAATAAAACCTTGAGCCCATTCGCGTGCGGCGGAGTAGGGGGAGTCGCCCTTATAGTCGCGATCAAGGTAAAAATTTCGAGTGGTGAGCGTAGCACTGCTGTCTTTGACAAAGTCTGCTAGCGCACTTTGCGATAGCAAAGCCACGAGCATCCCCAGGCTGGTCAGCCTGAAGCTAAAAGATTTATTGCACATGAAGAATCACCTTCTTGTTGTTATGGGTGATCTGATTAGGAGACAGGCTTGAATGTGACCTGGAGCATGGAGTGACTTTTCATGAGCCACACCGCTATCGCCGCGACAACAAATGCGGTGGCGAAAAGGAGATAAAGATCAGAGGGCAACCAACTCGAATCGATCAGTTTGCCTGCCACCAGAGGAGAGAGAATTGCCCCCATCCTTCCCATGCCGATCGCCCAGCCCAAAGCAGTGACACGCTGCTCAGGGGCATACATGCTCGGCGTCAGCGCGTACAAGCCAGCCACACAACCATTCACTAGGATCCCGATTATCAGTACCAACACGAATGCCAGGCTAAGGTTGGACGTGAAGTGGACGAAGATTGCGATGAACGCGGCGTTGAGGCAGAGGTAACTCATCAAGACACGCGGTAACCGATATCGCGCTGCAAGCAGGCCAATAAGAGAAGTACCAACAATTCCTCCAACGTTGAGTAGTACACCTCCCGTAATCCCCTGTTGGTTTGAAAGCCCTGCGGTAACCAAGAGTTTCGGTGTCCAGCTCATGACGAAATAGAAGCCGAACATGACTAGGAAAAATCCGGCCCAGACCAGTAGGGTTGAACGCAGAAGATCCTTGGAAAATAGCCCGGCAAAAGTCTGCCGCAGAGAGGTCTGTGCGTTCAGCTCGGTTTGAGGCATAGCAGAGATTTGATTGATCCCTACTCGGCTCAGCAGTCGATTCAATCGATTCAAAGCGTTATGCGGCTGACGAGCGACGAGAAATGCGATGGACTCAGGGAGCAGGAAATACATGACGGGAAGTACCATCAGGGTTACCACACCGCCGTAAAGAAATACCGCGCGCCACCCCATATGAGGAATGATTTGCGCAGCTATAAGGCCGCCTATCGTGGCGCCCAAGGCGTAGGCTGTAGATTGCAGGCTGATCGCAAGGCTTCGCCATTTCTGATTCGCATATTCCCCGGCAATGACGTAGCTGCTCGCGAGTACGCCGCCGATACCCAGCCCTGTAAGGAATCGCAAAGCGCCGAGTATGGTCACGGAAGATGCCTGGGACGATGCCAGCATCCCCAGTCCAGCGATTGAGATGCAGAGTAGTATCAATGGGCGACGGCCAAATCTGTCGGCCCACGGTGCGATAAATAGTGAGCCAAATGCCATGCCTATCAGACCTGCACTTAACAAGTAGCCAAGCTGAATGCCACTAAGGCCCCACTCGCTTGAGACGGATGCAGCGGTGAATGCCATCACCAGTACATCAAATCCATCAAGCATATTGATAAGGAAGCAGAGGGAGATCACTACCCATTGGAACGCCCTCATATCTTGTTCTTCCATTTGCACAGCGATCGACGGACTCATGGTTTTGCCCCCCAAGTAGATTGTGTCTTAGGTTTTTTTGGGGCGATCGGAGTCATCCTGCTGAGGAGGAAACATGAGAAATTCATTGAACACCTTTTGTTTTTGTTATGCGTGCAACGCAGAGGCTGGGTCTTGGTAACTGAATGCTAACTGGCTGCCGATTCCTCTATAGGGATCGGCAGCCGATGGCTATGTCAGGCGGTACGGAACAAATTGTGCGGGTCAATGACGAATTTCTTCGGCACTCCTGCGTCGAACTCACCGTAACCTTTTGGGGCGTCATCTAGGGTGATGACTTCCACGCCGACGATGTCGGCAATCTTCAGGCGATCCCACATGATGGCCTGCATCAGCTGGCGGTTGTATTTCATCACTGGGGTTTGGCCAGTATGAAAACTATGCGACTTGGCCCAGCCCAAACCAAAGCGGATGCTTAGGCTACCGCGTTTAGCAGCGGCATCCGTTGCTCCTGGGTCTTCGGTAACGTACAGACCTGGAATACCAATTTTTCCTGCAACGCGGGTGATACCCATCAATGAATTCAGCACGGTGGCCGGAGCTTCTTGTTGCGATCCGGCGTGACCGTGCCCACGAGCCTCGAAACCTACGGCGTCTACCGCGCAGTCCACCTCAGGGTCTCCCAATAAATCGGCGATTTGCTCGTGTAGCGGGGTGTCTTTGGAGAGGTCGGCGATCTCGAATCCCTGTTTCTTGGCGTGGGCCAAGCGGGTCGTGTTGACGTCGCCGATGATCACCACCGCGGCGCCTAAAAGGCGCGCCGAAGCAGCGGCCGCCAGACCTACTGGGCCTGCACCAGCGATGTAAACTGTGCTACCAGGGCCGACGCCAGCAGTGACTGCCCCATGAAAGCCAGTAGGCAAAATGTCAGATAGGCAGGTCAGATCGCGAATTTTCTCCATGGCAGCATCGCGATCGGGCAGCTTCAGCAGGTTGAAGTCGGCGTAGGGAACCAATACGTATTCGGCCTGGCCACCGACCCAGCCGCCCATGTCGACGTACCCATAGGCGCCGCCAGCTCGAGCAGGGTTTACCGTCAAGCAGACGCCGGTGTGTTGTTCCTTACAGGTTCGGCAATGACCGCATGCGACATTGAAAGGAACCGAGACCAAGTCGCCAACTTTCATGGTTTCTACGCCTCGACCGATCTCGATCACTTCACCGGTGATTTCATGGCCTAGCACCAATCCCTCCGGCGCTGTGGTTCGGCCACGCACCATATGCTGGTCAGAGCCGCAGATGTTGGTGGATACCACGCGAAGAATCACACCGTGATCAATCTGCTTGCCTTGAGGATCCTGCATCTTCGGATAGGGAATATTCTGCACTTCGACCTTACCTTGGCCGAGATAAACCACACCACGATTTCCAGACATACGTTCTCCATCTATGCGCCTTGGGCGCGCTGTGAGATCTGCTGAATAGAGGCTGTTTTGGTCGCCTCCTGATTGACCATCAAGACTCTTGGCGAAGCTGCTCGATTATCTTGCGTGCACGGTTTGCGCCTACGTCCACGTGGATGTCCACCATTGGCTTGGGGCCGAACTCGAGCATGTTTTTGTACTGAGCTTCGATAACGACCTTATCCTCATCAAAGGTCATGGCAGTCTGTTCTACGACCTTTGTCATGACTTCTTCAGGATTGCTCTTCGGATTGGATGCGATAGTCCAGAAGTAATGGCTGGAGGTTTCCGTTTCGGGGGTCACTCCGTGGAAACCACGCATATGGAACCCTCCGCGCTGTGGGTCATCTAGCGATACCGTGTTCGCGTCAGCTGCACCTGTCCAAATACGGAGATGCGTGACGTGGAATTCGATTTCTTGCCAGCGATCGACCTTGCCCTGGAATGGATAAGCCGCGGTGTAGGTGGGTGGCGGTACCGAATCCGGCATATGGCGAGTGACCTTCACAGTCGTCTCATCACTATCGACACGCATTTGGGCATTCATGTGGATTTTCGCGTTACCACCGATAGTGCGCAGGTGCACGTAGCCCAGATGGCTCAGGTCAAGCAAGTTGTCATGGATTAGCTGGTAAGGCGCATCGTAGTGATAGACATCACCTTCGAAGAGATACTCGCCGTTGGTGTGGATGTCGTATGCCGGAGGCTCACAGGTGGGCTCTTTGTTATCCGCGTTGCCGAACCAGATCCAGATAATCTGATCGCGCTCACGGACGTGGTACGCAGGCACTTTGGCTTTCGAAGGGATTTTGGTCTGCCCAGGCACCTCCAGGCATTGCCCCTCTCCGTTGAACAACAGGCCGTGGTAGCCACAGCGCACACCTTGCTCTTCTAGCGTGCCGTGAGATAGAGGCAGGGCTCGATGGCAACAGCGATCTTCCAGAGCTGCCGGCTTACCATCTGCCGTGCGAAACAGCACAATGGGTTTTCCGAGCAACGTTCTGCCCACCGGTTTGTCCTTCAGTTCCCAGGCAAAGCCTGAGACGTACCATTGATTCAACGGAAACTTCGGTAGCTCTGAAGGAGCCCCAACCTCATACGCGAGCGATTGAGCTTGCGATGTACTCATTACGATCTCCAACTATCAGGTTTGTTCTTGTTAGGGGGTTACAGATCCAGCACAAGTCGTGGA
This genomic interval from Pseudomonas putida contains the following:
- the fdhA gene encoding formaldehyde dehydrogenase, glutathione-independent; this encodes MSGNRGVVYLGQGKVEVQNIPYPKMQDPQGKQIDHGVILRVVSTNICGSDQHMVRGRTTAPEGLVLGHEITGEVIEIGRGVETMKVGDLVSVPFNVACGHCRTCKEQHTGVCLTVNPARAGGAYGYVDMGGWVGGQAEYVLVPYADFNLLKLPDRDAAMEKIRDLTCLSDILPTGFHGAVTAGVGPGSTVYIAGAGPVGLAAAASARLLGAAVVIIGDVNTTRLAHAKKQGFEIADLSKDTPLHEQIADLLGDPEVDCAVDAVGFEARGHGHAGSQQEAPATVLNSLMGITRVAGKIGIPGLYVTEDPGATDAAAKRGSLSIRFGLGWAKSHSFHTGQTPVMKYNRQLMQAIMWDRLKIADIVGVEVITLDDAPKGYGEFDAGVPKKFVIDPHNLFRTA
- a CDS encoding aromatic ring-hydroxylating dioxygenase subunit alpha — its product is MSTSQAQSLAYEVGAPSELPKFPLNQWYVSGFAWELKDKPVGRTLLGKPIVLFRTADGKPAALEDRCCHRALPLSHGTLEEQGVRCGYHGLLFNGEGQCLEVPGQTKIPSKAKVPAYHVRERDQIIWIWFGNADNKEPTCEPPAYDIHTNGEYLFEGDVYHYDAPYQLIHDNLLDLSHLGYVHLRTIGGNAKIHMNAQMRVDSDETTVKVTRHMPDSVPPPTYTAAYPFQGKVDRWQEIEFHVTHLRIWTGAADANTVSLDDPQRGGFHMRGFHGVTPETETSSHYFWTIASNPKSNPEEVMTKVVEQTAMTFDEDKVVIEAQYKNMLEFGPKPMVDIHVDVGANRARKIIEQLRQES
- a CDS encoding MFS transporter — its product is MSPSIAVQMEEQDMRAFQWVVISLCFLINMLDGFDVLVMAFTAASVSSEWGLSGIQLGYLLSAGLIGMAFGSLFIAPWADRFGRRPLILLCISIAGLGMLASSQASSVTILGALRFLTGLGIGGVLASSYVIAGEYANQKWRSLAISLQSTAYALGATIGGLIAAQIIPHMGWRAVFLYGGVVTLMVLPVMYFLLPESIAFLVARQPHNALNRLNRLLSRVGINQISAMPQTELNAQTSLRQTFAGLFSKDLLRSTLLVWAGFFLVMFGFYFVMSWTPKLLVTAGLSNQQGITGGVLLNVGGIVGTSLIGLLAARYRLPRVLMSYLCLNAAFIAIFVHFTSNLSLAFVLVLIIGILVNGCVAGLYALTPSMYAPEQRVTALGWAIGMGRMGAILSPLVAGKLIDSSWLPSDLYLLFATAFVVAAIAVWLMKSHSMLQVTFKPVS
- a CDS encoding OprD family porin; amino-acid sequence: MCNKSFSFRLTSLGMLVALLSQSALADFVKDSSATLTTRNFYLDRDYKGDSPYSAAREWAQGFILKANSGFTEGTVGFGLDVTGLLGIKLDSSPDRTGTQLLSFNPITREARDDYSELGLALKSKISKTKLSVGTQFPALPVINASPARLLPQSFRGAYLTSDDIEKLTIHAGRMVRVNLRDSTDYQPIALASPNGRFKPGASSERFDFYGGDYRWTDSLTLRLIHAELQDIYTQDFFGVLHTMPLGMGKFRSDIRVFNSRDDGQAKAGKVDNLNVGGMFSYAWSGHTLGIGYMQQFGDTAFPYIAGGEPVVLSDGTMSADFVNPKERTWLVKYDYDFAAAGFPGLTGMMRYLHGNNINLPALGGNDLTESSKDLELAYVIQSGPAKGLAFRIREAFYRNQQGVASTFRSDNETRVNVDYTIKIW